The genomic window cggccctatcccaaacTAGTACCTTGGAATGAGTCACATtcgatatagcctatcaaccgtgtttaaatatcacttacacgttacggctcctgttacaaatgcgAATACGTCGGtcccgccgccgataaagtgaccGTCTTAAACCTctacttcggggagtgtccttatcgctacaacaacaacaacaacagcaagagtACTCcctttttaattgcaatgtggaccaacacccctctcactcaggtccaccgctgttgaaactgcaagtttcctaggactcccaACCAATGATATTTTGCACTATCACACAACGTTTGCATAGAGCATTCAATTTTTGTATAAGGGCGCGCTGCTCAGGTGTGCAATTGTTTCTCGACATTTATGAATAAGAAGTAATAAAAGTTTGGCCATTAGCTATAGAATATCAATTAAATAAACTAACCTTACcgttccttttaattttcacaaaGCCAGATGCCATAATAATAGACTTTTATATACTTTTTCACGCGCTACTAAGATTTTGACTTACTAAAATGCCGTTGCAACTTAAATTGCGCTCAAATTTAAGAAAAGAAATAGGTTAAGCCCATGAAGTGATTTCATGTTTTGAATCCGACGTGATAAAAAAAATTGCTCacttaaatgaaatgagcttTAAGCATTACTAAGATTTTGACCGCAactgtacatatgcacataaaaagTAGATGCTGTGGTATGTATTCATGTATTTATATCAATATATTTCAGTACTGGCTGCGCTTATTACCTTGTGCTAATTCATTTTGGTCAATGTGACCACTTCCGTCGCGATCATAAGTTTTAAATACCATCAACCATTGATTAATATAGTCATAAAGCTTCTCAAACTCATAGATATCAATAGTACCACTTGCGTCCTTGTCAAACATACCTAAAAGAGGGAAGTATTTATCAAAATGTATCAAAGGTGGAATCAAACGACGTGTTTCGATCTCCttttttagaatctgaaagcagaaattaaaaattttatttcatatacatatattcatataaaATGGCCCAGAGGGCCCGATCCAtattttttgcacagaacacctttctgcgtgtATAAAAAATTAGTGCAGTTGAAGTTGCAAATTTCAtgttaatgttgttgtgcactcAAAAAAATGTTGTGTACACAGGGATTTTGTACAGATTTAATTTTGAAGTTGTtgtagatccggcacgttccggtaagaaAGCACCATTacagtactagcccgaccatctcgataaCAACTAATATGAGctcattaaaccttctaggccatcccgcccaccCCAGCctcgcctgttgttgttgttgttgttgtagcaatgctcgccccacctaatagccgcgaccgatcacaaattgtcatcaatatcctctaacgggagtccaaggaaacttgccgtttcaacaggggtggaccataaggaaaggggtgttagaggcgttggttccacattacaattgaagagatggttggtgtcatgtggggacacattgcaagcggggcatacattttgtatgtcagggttgattctggataggtaagagtttaacctgttacagtatccacaacgaagttgagcaagagtgacacgcgtttccctggggagtatgcgttcctcttccgcaagttttggataattttcgttaagtactggattcaccgggcaattcccggcataaaggtccgacgcctgtttatggagttcaccaaggacctgcttgtgttttttcacttcatacggctgggttctcaggtgccgtatttcctcaaaatgcttacggagatgactccttaagcccctaggcggtgctggttcatcaatcagatgtctgttgggatgcccaggtttctgggtattgtttggtcagcatctcatttctctaccTGATGGGTagtgttctcgcctcattatgcagatggtgttctggggacataagaagacagcccgtggcgattctgagagcagtattttggcaggcctgtagtttcttccagtgggtgatttttaggcttggcgaccatatgggtgacgcgtagcacgtaatcggctggctaattgctttgtatgtagtcatgagcgtttctttatgttgttgttgttgttgtagcaatgctcgccccacctaatagccgcgaccgatcacaaattgtcatcaatatcctctaacgggagtccaaggaaacttgccgtttcaacaggggtggaccataaggaaaggggtgttagaggcgttggttccacattacaattaaagagatggttggtgtcatgtggggacacattgcaagcagggcatacattttgtatgtcggggttgattctggataggtaagagtttaacctgttacagtatccagaacgaagttgagcaagagtgacacgcgtttccctggggagtatgcgttcctcttctgcgagttctggatatttttcttcaagtactggattcaccgggcaattcccgacataaaggtccgacgcctgtctatggagttcaccaaggacctgcttgtgtttttccgcttcatacggctgggttctcaggtgccgtattttctcaaaatgcttacggagatgactccttaggcccctaggcggtgctggttcgtcaatcagatgtctgttgggatgcccaggtttctgggtattcaacagaaactgtttggtcagcatctcatttctctccctgatggggagtattctcgcctcattatgcagatggtgttctggggacataagaagacagcccgtggcgattctgagagcagtattttggcaggcctgtagtttcttccagtgggtggtttttaggcttggcgaccatatgggtgacgcgtagcacgtaatcggctggctaattgctttgtatgtggtcaagagcgtttctttatcttttccccaggtactgccagcaagggatttgaggattttattacggctctgaattcttggaacaattgcggttgcgtgcgcaccaaaatgtagatcctgatcaaatgtcacacccaagattttggggtgtaggacagttggtagcgtagtgccatcgacgtggatgttcaatatggtcgacatttggggcgtccatgttgtaaataaggtcgcggaagatttagtcggtgacaatgacaggtttcgcgaggcgaaaaaactggagagatcagggagatagccgtttattttattcatagctcatcgatctttgggcctgggcctgtggccattattgtgcagtcatcggcgtaggaaacgattgtgactccttccggtggtgaaggtagcttatatatgtagaaattaaacaaaagcggggataggacaccaccctgtggcaccccttgtttaattctcctttgttttgatgtttcgtttctgaattgcaccgatgcctgccgaccacccagataatttgcggtccaccttttaagacatgggggaagggtagacccttccaggtcttccagtaacgagccatggttgaccgtatcaaaagcttttgataggtctaacgctacgagtactgttctatggtggggatattgattcaaaccgcaatttatctgggtggtaatgacatttagcgcggaggtagtgctatggagttttctgaagccatgctgatgaggggctagctgcaaatgtgcttggaaatgagggagcaaaatggcttcaagcgtctttgccactggcgataggagagatatcggacgatatgactcacctacgttagctggtttcccaggctttagtagcgggaccaccttggccattttccatttctcgggtatgacaaaggtggaaagagacaggttgaagacatgcgctaaatatttgaaaccctctttccctaggtttttaagcatcggcatggctatgccgtctgggcccactgctttggatggtttagcgcgaccaatggcgtcctcaacctctctagcggtgatggtaattggtgacgcgctgagtttgtgtttatgtgcacgtctattggctctccgtctatctttgtcgaccgtaggatgcattatatattgtcggcagaaagcgctcgagcattttttcgcatccgacagcaccttatcgccaaaggcgatggaaattttgtctttgtgcttagtcggattcgatagggactttacggtggaccaaagtttacctacaccgatagagaggttacaacctcttaggtgctcttcccatttcgcccgcttgtgttcgtccacaagcaatctgatgcgttggtttatatcccttatttgggggtcgcctggatcaagctgtcttataaggtcgcgttccctcgctaagctcgcggcctccgccgggaagtggggccggatttcgggaattctcccggcgggaatgaaatgtgtcgaggcggattcaatgaccttacggaaggcacgcgggcatcagtcgggatagggagggcagcaaagctgctgtctgttgcagatttatattcttcccactttccttttttgaagtttatgaaagtgcgtttttcggtgacgatgaagtcggcggtacgctcgaacgaaataagtatgggcaggtggtcggatgccaatgttaccatcggctgccagttgacgcagtttacgagctctgcgctcacgatagagatatctggcgagctatgacaacttcctaccatacgtgtgggggcgtctccgttaattgtgcagaacgtcgtttcgtctatttgatccgccaacatctcacccctactgtccgcccgcaagtttgaatgccataggtcgtgatgggcattgaaatcgcctaagataatgcgattgttaccagtgagtaaggcctcgatattagggcggtatccactggggcaacaggtgacaggagggatgtagatgttgatgatttctagatttgcatcgcctgaccggacagataggccttgacgttctaagacattgtcactgcggtcgatgccaggatcaaatatatgatattgcacagagtggtgtataataaacgcgaggccgcctccatttccgctctcgcggtctttcctgtggacattataaccagagcaggtctgcaatgcagatcttgctgtgagtttagtctcttgaatcgcagcaatgcggatgttgtgccgcttcatgaaatcgactatctccgtaatcttcccagttagtccattacagttgaactgcagagttctgaagtgcatgaggggtgacgccgccactctaggggtaagtgaggggtgactacgcctaggttgtggaaggccaggacgcaattgctgttgtggccttgggactgggcgcccttggtcaagcattggggtacccggatgatttgggtttgcgacctggcaacatggcgcgatgaaacccgtcgaggggttgccgtcgcggagaccagaacatctaggaaagtggcaccacccaaggcaggagctgcattgagcggatgtcgcaaacctatatattctgtgctggcagacggtgcaaacggaggcagggactaagagtctatttccctgacctgcacgattgctgccagaaaagaggggaggagaagaagacgggggcaggggctgatgctcagcattgctaccagctctactacgaaggtagtagttatgattggtatcagctgtttgagttgttggcgccgtgggcgcgagcagcagcgggtacttgttgtggcttgctgagcagcaaagctgctggaaggcagtggggatacgcttaggcgtagactacgggacgcccttgggcgtgagcagcaaggagccacaaaagatttataaaagttacgtggacgtcgggttttgggatcaagcccagaacaacctgtccgatgcaaccatctcttgcacgagacacactgaacagagtatgaccgtcctaaaaagattcttttctggcaaatgcagcaaaaccatttctcaggaccggggtgaggagacggacccggattgggttcgataccttcccggagtaagagaatatgtagcagtcctgctgcaaggagctgctgggaggatgacaatttgtgggagggacgaaacaaattacatggggtcacactgaaatgacagtccttggtcgggaaaaatcccgagtcgctccggtacatagaaccgactgccttgggaagcgtttctttatcttttccccaagtactgccagcgagggatttgaggattttgttacggctctgaattctcggaacaattgcggctgcgtgctcaccaaaatgtagatcctgatcaaatgtcacacccaagattttggggtgtcggacagtcggtagcgtagtgccatcgacgtggatgttcaaaatggtcgacatttggggcgtccatgttgtaaataaggtcgcggaagatttagtcggtgataatgccaggtttcgcgaggcgaaaaaactggagagatcagggaggtagccgtttattttattgcatagcgcatcgatctttgggcctgggcctgtggccattattgtgcagtcatcggcgtaggaaacgattgtgactccttccggtggtgaagaaagcttagatatgtagaaattaaacaaaagtggggataggacaccaccctgtggcaccccctgtttaattgtccttggttttgatgtttcgtttctaaattgcaccgatgcctgccgaccacccagataatttgcggtccaccttttaagacatgggggaagggtagacccttccaggtcctgcagtaacgagccatgtttgaccgtatcaaaagcttttgataggtctagcgctacgagtactgttctatggtgggggtattgatttaaaccgcaatttatctgggtgctaatggcattcagcgcggtggtagtgctatggagttttctgaagccatgctgatgaggggctagctgcaaatttgcttggaaataagggagcagaatggcttcaagcgtctttgccactggcgataggagagatatcggacgatacgaatcacctatgttagctggtttcccaggctttagtagcgggactaccttggccattttccatttctcaggtatgacaaaggtggaaagagacagattgaagacatgcgctaaatatttgaacccctctttccctaggtttttaagcatcggcatggctatgccgtctgggcccactgctttggatggtttagcacgaccaatggcgtcctcaacctctttagcggtgatggtgattggtgacgcgctgaatttgtgtttatgtgcgcgtctattggctctccgtctatctttgtcaaccgtaggatgcattatatattgtcggcagaaagcgctcgcgcattttgtcgcgtccgacagcactttgtcgccaaaggcgatggaaactttgtctttgtgcttagtcggattcgatagggactttacggtggaccaaagtttacccacaccggtagagaggttacaacctcttaggtgctcctcccatttcgcccgcttgtgttcatctacaagcaatctgatgcgttggtttatatccctcatttgggggtcgcctggatcaagctgtcttataaggtcacgttctctcgctaagtttgcggcctccgccgggaagtggggccggatttcgggaattctctcggcgggaatgaaatgtgccgaggcggatttaatgaccttacggaaggcacgctccccttggcgggcatcagtcgggatagggagggcagctaggcggctgtctgtaaaggatttatattcttcccactttccttttttgaagtttatgaaagtgcgtttttcagtgacgatgaagtcggcgttacgctcaagcgaaataagtattgggtcggatgccaatgttaccatcggctgccagttcagtttacgagttctgcgctcacgattcagatatctggcgagctgtgacagcttcctaccatacgtgtgggggcgtctccgtttattgtgcagaacgtcgtttcttctatttcatccgccaacatctcacccctactgtctgcccgcaagtttgaatgccatagatcatgatgggcattgaaatcgcctaagataatgcgattgttgccagtgagtaaggccctgatattagggcggtatccactggggcaacaggtggcaggagggatgtagatgttgatgatttctaggtttgcatcgcctgaccggacagataggccttgacgttctaagacattgtccctgcggtcgatgccaggatcaaatatacaatattgcacagagtggtgtatgataaacgcgagaccgcctccatttccgctttcgcggtctttcctgtggacgttatacccagagcaggtctgcaatgcagaccccagcctcgcctgctaaatatgtgtatgatacactcatatttgtaacaggattcccgtTGCGTcggccgtggtgtgatgttagcgtgctccgcctaccacactgaagatcctgggttcacgctccaggcaaatcaacatcaaaattttagaaacaagttttttcaattagaagaaagtttttctaaacggggtcgcccctcggcaagcactccgagtgtatttctgccacgaaaagctctaagtgaaaacttgtctgccttgcagatgtcgttcggagtcggcataaaacaaataggtcccgttgttgttgtagcgataaggttactccccgaatgcATATAACAGCATTGTGAAAATTTGCAAAGGGCAAATTCATTATAGATACGCGCTTACTGTCGAGAAAACGTTTTTAAGTGTTGTGCTGTAAAATAGCAGTTTTTATATCCTAAAATAAATAAGTTCTACTTTGGCGCATCCGATTGATCATTAAACtcaaaaaaacttgttttatttattatagTGTGTGGCAGCTTAAGCACCCCCAGGATATTGCGTGAGTATCAACATACCCAAATGGAGCTCGACAACAAGCGTTTagagctttggggagtgttatcgatgtgatggtcccgatcccccaatttgtagaaaaaattaagaaaggagcacgacgcaaattggaagagaagctcgtcttaaatctcttcggaggttaccgcaccttccatttatttatttccctcgcgtaggtgaggttgacaactgggttgcgGAAGcgttgaagctataaagctttgtattgcgcttatcaccccttgaatcccttaaaTTTGATCCCACCCTATTGGTGGTCCTGCCAGTGTAATTTCTTATAAGcgaggccgaaggccgccaacttaGAAATATATTCTGAAggaaaatactatggatcccacgcCCGGGACATTTTTCGGTCTTTCGTTAATGTCTTTATAATGAGTTAAAATTATTAATACttatgtcaagacgcgtcgtttgacacctctcccgacatttttggaaGCGTATTCGCATTCCGTCCCTGTTCTAAATTTTTACCAATAACCAAAATAGAACCATAACAGcaatggaccatcaacatcgataacactccccaaagccttcggagagtgtccttatcgctacaacaactacctgaccattttaattattatttactcTATCTCTATTTGTGAACACCTCGCGATAAAACTTAGATTATCACTTACTTATCATTAATTTGCAAGCGTTATCCGAAAAATTTTCCCCTCGCCCATTCACTAAAGCTGCTTTAAGTTCACTGGAGCTTATCTTGCCGGACCGATCTCGATCAACCATATTGAACCACTGTTGTGCCTGCGAAGATGCTTGCGAGTTTTGTGGCGGAAAAGCGCCAGGAGGAGCCGCATAAGGATTGTGCCCACCAGGATATCCACCCTTTTAAGTAGGATTTGTTAATATACAACTTAACAGATTAATCAAAGGTACTTACGCCATATGACATATTGGCAACTAAAGTTATTGCAAAATTGCAAAAGCGATCAAATAAATAAGAAAACTACCTCCTTCGAAGCAATTTTAATTGTTTATACTTGCTTAtgttgcgttccaatgaaacgcgatccagatacggatagaaatttaaagGCAGTGACAcaatgccgtcttccagtgaattttacagctccggctcgcgctcaattctcacgggaatactCTGCATCATTGACAGACTTgtgaagcagatgtcgtgaaatattcgcacacgtgaaatgtgataggcagatgtcgccgctgtttttcaaggctaagcagcgacatctttttttgaaaaattaggtttattaaaggcagcgttgccaaactaaaaagtaattaacaaattatctggctcgcAAATTGAACCAGAATTCCATCtggatttaataaataaataaatgtaaggcgcgataacatccgaagagatctaaggccgagcttctcttccaatttgcgtcgtgctcctcttaatttttccctacaaattggccggacgggacctacatgttttatgccgactccgaacggcatctgcaaggcagatgagttttcactgagagcttttcatggcagaaatacaatcggagcgcttgccagacactgccgaggggcgaccccgcttagaaaaattttcttctaattgaaaaatcttatttctaaaattttgatgttgctttgcccgggagttgaacccagggcatacggtgtgataggcggagcacgctaccatcacaccacggtggccatcgggatttatctggctcaaatcgttattgttgcatttacatgcaaaattagttatctggctcaggattttgccaccggatgatggaaAATGACATTTTTTATATAGTTCCGCTTAACACAAGcgtatgcattccaataacatccatagtgtacctataccaagtgtgttcactaagcgataaacgtcaaaactacaaacagcctcgctcacctgatggaaatctcaggtctagagtcgcatttttggtctcaacgacaacatttttgactaccaatcgtatcgactttttcaatttttcaatcattcggcgcactcggtaatggtatccattttgaattcgctgtcattccgaatccagcgagtgcctgtcagaatgcttgacagataagtcaacacacttgtacttgtacactatgataacatcgccacaaccaaccaagatgttgcgtttgtaaatatgaaggaacttcagaggtggcaattgaagtttattacgccttgccctttcacatacaaaatttcgcgaagcactgttataaacattctccctatacaacaaaaatacttgctaacatattatgtgtcgtattcgattgatatattgcagtttttaattgcgaaaaatgttagaaaatttaccaaccagtgggaaaaaataatttctcttgcaaaatgtgccaacacccttagccaaagcaaatcaaGATGtagcgtttgtaaatatgaaggaacttcagaggtggcaattgaagtttattacgccttgcccattcacatacaaaattttgcgaagcactgttataaacattctccctatacaacaaaaatacttgctaacatattatgtgtcgtattcgattgatatattgcagtttttaattgcgaaaaatgttagaaaatttaccaaccagtgggaaaaaataatttcacttgcaaaatttgccaacacccttagccaaagcaaatttcaaattcttcttcttatgatttgcttggaacaaaattggggagttggctacctTTCAATATCAGATAGCGCCAGTGTCggtcattctaccattctccataaaaatacacgCAATCTACTCGTAACAAacaggataaatacaataagagccgtcactcgttattttttaggcatttactagatgtatactgagaggtagtcgctactttttttttgggcgagatatttataaatgtcttctatacattttcgtgggtattcgtgtttatttttccgactgtatttaattaacttatttaattctctttccaaaaatcacagttgcacaaggggcctacacggcatggataaatgcgagacaattaaaaatgtccctctcataaaacattcggcatcaattttttcaatttccagcgagatacttgCCACAAAATagcgagtgacggctcttattgtatttatcctctttgctcgtaatcagaccaattctaaatattctcccggatttttttattccagcGGAAAAAATCCTCCAAttattttctcctagggagaagaataattggggaataggaatttcgaattttcgaggtcagctgttttgtcaattgaaatttcgttgcgcatttcttattttgtttaaaaaattgaaaagtttaattattgttgacaattgatttgaaattaagaaataaggtataaaccattcacattattgcatttcatgtggtattcactgaaatgagtaatgaattggtgccacagcgacatcaacagaggagcataagaagaagaccggcgggataacacaaatccgccgaagttgcctgcattcattctgctaagcaattttctggcggccaattcgagttgagttcgcctttcgccatatgccaaaatctatttaagccttaaaaaatccttgcgcaatttctggatggctgcatcaaatatgcgaagagatcttccgttgcttatgatatacttttcgacttaaaataaagaatattgtggttgttgttgttgtactaacagtgagaatattgtggtagaatgtaaatacatattttagcacaaatttgtacagataactgttctttcttaaaataacaaatttcctttaactattttgatgcattccctttaatttaactagtgaaaaaactcctatgaaatggcggagaaatctccctctccctcacattcataatacctgcTTTTCTcacataaccggtttccgctttttcgaacattgttcagaataggaggaaagggagaagtgaaaaaactcacaagaaaattttatttagaatacgaggaatgtgagaagggaaaaaactcgcacggaattttcgtttagaattgggctaatGTGTTGCCGTCAAAACCAGGCCTTATCGTTCGATCACGATGGCAACCCCCGCGTGCACAATAATATTTCTTCTGTTGCTACAATTCTGTTCGTTCGTACATTTTTTGCAATTggttgtgcatacatacatacatatccggCAACTTGACATTTTTCAATTTGGAACAAAGGAGAgaaggaagaaaataaaattttttaaagtgctcccgctattttttatatactttattaatgtgttgaatttataaataaagttatagCTGCTATTAAACATCAAATACTTCTCCTTCTTTGTCCG from Eurosta solidaginis isolate ZX-2024a chromosome 3, ASM4086904v1, whole genome shotgun sequence includes these protein-coding regions:
- the Pef gene encoding peflin — encoded protein: MSYGGGYPGGHNPYAAPPGAFPPQNSQASSQAQQWFNMVDRDRSGKISSSELKAALVNGRGENFSDNACKLMISMFDKDASGTIDIYEFEKLYDYINQWLMVFKTYDRDGSGHIDQNELAQAFTQMGFRFTSEFINFLLKKCDPKEHKEVSVDQFIVLCVQIQRFTEAFRQRDTQQNGTITIGFEDFLSIAIGCSY